Part of the Halodesulfurarchaeum formicicum genome is shown below.
AGTAGCGGGGTTTTTGGCGGCGCGTGAACTAGGCCACTCGATGACCGACTGCGATGAGATCCCGGCCGATCACCCCCGGCACGACTCGCTCGTGACCCGCCACCGGATCGAGGCGGGCGTGGACGCCGGTATCACCAGTCGACAGGGACTCATCGCCCAGGGACGCGGCGAGGCCTTCGATTACCTGCTCGGCGAGGAGACGATCCCGAGTGCCGACCGGGCCGCTCGCGCGGCGGCAGCGACCCTGCTGGCCGCCGAGCACCCGGTGTTGAGCGTCAACGGGAACGTCGCCGCGCTCGTTCCCGAGGCGATGGTGCAACTGGCCGAAACAGTGGACGCCGACCTCGAAGTCAACCTCTTCAACCGGACCGAAAAGCGAATGGCGGCGATCGAGTCCCACTTAGAAGACCACGGGGCGAGGGAGGTCAAGGGCCGAAACGCCGACGCCCGCATCCCGGGCCTCTCCCACGAGCGGGCGAAAGTCGACGCCGACGGCATCAAAGCGGCTGACGTAGTGCTCGTTCCGCTGGAGGACGGCGATCGCGCCCAGGCGCTGTCCGAGATGGGCAAGACCGAGATCGTGATCGATCTGAATCCGCTCTCCCGCTCGGCCCAGGTCGCGGCCATCCCGATCATCGACAACATTCTCAGAGCGGTCCCGCGGATCACCGACCACGCGAGGGACCTCGCAAAAGCGGGCCCGGAAGCGATCGAACAGGCTCGAACGGACTTCGACGCCGCTGAGGCACTCGACGCCGCAGAAGCGCGGATTCGCGACGGCCTTTGATCGATCAGGATTCGGTCAGTTCGGTCGCGACCCGCCGAACCGTGCGTGCAAGGCCGTCCGCAGCCGGGCCGAGCAGATAGACGATCGGCTCGATGCCGACCGCGCCCTGATGGTAGAGCACCGTGGCCTCCGGGTGGGCGTCGATGGCTGTAGTCACGGCCGATTCGAGATCGGCCGCCCCGATGTCGAGTTCGACGCTCTGGTGGCCCGCATCTTCGAGCGCCGCGAGCGTGGCGTCGCTGTAGGCGAGGTTCAGGCCGGCTCTGGCCGAACTCCCCGCCTCACGCGCGCTGATCAGAACCCCACCGACGTACTCGCTGACGCCAAAGTCGGGGTCCGCGGGGACGTCCACCCGACCCCCCACGTCCCGAATCCGGCCCGGAATGCCGATCACGTCCTCGCGGCTCGCGGCCCCCGGCAGACACTCGACCAGGTTCGAGCCGACGTGTGGCACGAGGGTGGCAACGCCCGGCGTCTGTGAGAGGACACGCAATCCCCGACGAACCGAGGAGCGGGCGCGCTCACGTTCGATAGCTGCCTGATCGGGGCCCGGCTCGCTGAAGTCATAGGACAGGTCCTGCAGTTCCGGGACCGCCGCCTCGTGGAGGTCGGCGACGATGTCGCCCGGGCCGGAGAGCCGACGGAGCAGGGCCTCGATCTCGACGAGCGCGTGAACCGGCCGCATGTCACCAGTCGCGAGCCCCGTAGCTAGCTCGGAGACGAGTGCCTGAACGCGCTCGTCCTGTGCGACTGTGTCCCTGGTCTCGACCTGTCCCTGGGCGTACTTCGAGACGGCGCTCTGGCTCAGGCCCAGTTTGGCCGCGACGGCCTGCTGGGTGAGTCCCCGCTCGCGCAACTCCGTGGCGAGCAGGACCCTGATCGTGGGCAGTACCTCCTCGACAACGATCTCCGCGCGGAACTTCACTCCTGGGTCCCCTCGAATTCGGCGTCCGAGCCGATCCGCGAGGCGGCCGGCCCGGACTGGTCCTGGTACTTCGAGCCGCGCTCCGAGCCGTATGGCTCACGGGCCGGGCTAGTGAGTTCGGTGAACACTAGCTGTGCGATCCGCATCCCGGGGGAGAGCGCGACCGGCGCGGTCCCGAGATTCGACAGTTCGAGCGTGATTCGGCCGCGAAACCCCGGATCGACGAACCCTGCAGTGGCATGTGTTATCACGGCAAGCCGTCCCAGCGAGGATCGGCCCTCGACCTGCGCGACGAGATCCGAGGGGATCTCGACGCGCTCTTTGGTGGTCGCGAGCACGAAGTCCCCGGGGTGGAGGATGAACTCCTCGCCCTCGGCGACGTTGGTCTCCGAGACGTAGTCACTCACCTGGTTCTCCCGCTGGGGGTGGATGCTCGGGATGTTGGTCCGCTGGAACTCCAGAAACTCCTCGCCCAGTCGCACGTCCACGCTCGCGGGCTGAATCTGCAGCGCCGGGTCATCGAGTGGCTCGATGACCAGAGTCCCCGATTCGAGTCGATCGAGGATGTCGCCGTCCGAGAGGATCATGCCGGAGTTCGGGAGCCAAAGTGCCTTAAGCAATCCGACGTCGACTGCGGAGGGTCACGCCTAAGAGGGTCCGCCCAGTCAGTCGGGGCATGAAACAGGCCATCGTCGTCCGGTCGGACCTCGATATGGGCACCGGGAAACTCGCGGCCCAGGTCGCCCACGCCGCGCTTTCGGGCTACGAGGACGCCCCCGCCGACGCGCAAAAAGAGTGGAAGAACCAGGGCCAGCGCAAGGTCGTCCTGGAGATCACCGGCGAGCGGGCGCTCTTCGAGGTCCACGAGAACGCCAAAGCCGCCGGCCTCCCCACGGCGCTGATCCGGGACGCCGGGCGAACCCAGCTAGACCCCGACACCCCGACCACCGTGTCCGTCGGCCCCGCAGGCAACGACGCGGTCGACCGGATCACGGGCTCGCTCTCCCTGTTCTGAAAACCGAGCCTTTTGAGCGCGGGGGGCCAACTCCGGATGATGCGACCGGCCCACGAGGAAGAACGCCCCTACGGGATCGAGTGGTACGCGAGCGACAGCGACGGCGTCGGCGGCCGGCTCCGGGATCGACCCGCTGACTTCCGGGTTCGCGAGCGAGAGCGCTTCGATTTTCACCCCATCGAAACCGACACCGGCGATTACCCCTGGCTCGTCTGTCGGGTCACGCTGCGGAATACGGACACGAACGACTTCGCCAGAGAGCTCTCGAACCGGCTCTCGATGAGCCGCGAGCGAGTTCGCTGGGCCGGCACCAAGGACAAGCGGGCGATCTCGACCCAGCTGTTTACCCTCAAAGGCGTCGACCCGGCCGAAGTCCCTGCCATCGATGGGGCGGAGATCGAGATCCTCGGGCGGGCCGGTCGCGGGCTGGCCTTCGGTGACCTGCTGGGCAACGACTTTACGGTCGTGGTCCGGGACCCGGACGCCCCGAACCGGGCCGAGACGATCACGACCGAACTCGAATCGCGGTTCGGCGGCCGGCCCGGGGTCCCGAACTACTTCGGCCACCAGCGGTTTGGCAGCTATCGCTCGATCACTCACGAGGTCGGGCTCGCCGTCCTCCGGGGGGACTGGGAGGGCGCGGTGATGGCGTACCTGGGGAATCCGAGCCCGCACGAGCCAGCGAGCACCCGGGAGGCCAGGGAGTTCGTCGCCGAAACGCGGGACTGGGAAACGGCCCTGGATCGCTTTCCGAACCGTCTGCGCTACGAGCGGTCGATGCTTCACACGCTAGTCGACTCGCCGGCAGATTTCCAGGGGGCGCTTGGAACCTTCCCCGAGAACCTGCAGCGACTCTTCGTCAACGCCGCCCAGTCGGCCGTTTTCAACCGGATTCTGAGTCAGCGACTCGACGCCGGGCTCCCGTTCCACGAACCAGTCGCCGGCGACGTGGTCGCCTTCGCCGACACCGACGCGCCGGCGGACTTCCCGATTCCGGATATGGACCGTCTGCAGCGGGTGTCCGAGGGTCGGACCGAGGTGATGGCCCGTCATTGCAAGCGCGACCGGGCGTTCGTCACGGCCCCCCTCGTCGGGACCGAGACCGAGTTCGCCGCGGGCGAGCCGGGCGAAATCGAGCGGAAGGCGATGGCCGACCTGGGGCTGGAGCCGGCGGATTTCGAGCTCCCAGAGCCGTATCACTCCACCGGGACCAGACGGGCGATTTTGCTTCGCGTGGACCCGACGATCCAGCACGATCCGCTCACCTTCGAGTTCGGGCTCCCCAAGGGGAGTTACGCCACTGTCCTCCTCCGGGAGTACCTCAAGGTCTCGCCCCGGGCGCTCTGAGCTACCGGTCCCGGACGTCGATCGGGTCTTCGATATCGCCCATGATTGATTCGAGCAGGTCGGTCACGGTCACCATCCCGACGACCGCACCGTCCTCGAACACCAGCGCGAGTTCCTGGTGTTCGGCCTGGAACTGGTCGATCGCGTCGCTCACGTCGACGTCCGGCGAGAGTGTCATCGGCGGGGCCGCGATCGCCTCGAAGTCGATATCGTCGGCCGTGACGCTCCCGTCCTCGAACAGCGCCGGGACGTAGACGATCCCCCGGAAGTCGGTGAGCGAGTCACCGACGAGTGGATATCGCGTGTGGGGAGTGGCGGCGATGCGATCGAGGTTTCGGTCGGCGGTGTCCGTGGTCCGGAGCGCGACGATCCGATCGCGTGGGACCATCACCTCACGAACCGGCTGTTCGCCGACATCCAGTGCGTTCAACACCTCCTCGCGACGGTCCGCGGCGATGTCACTCTGGGCGAGGATCGAGTCCATCTCCGAACGAAGATCGGCCCGACTCTCGATCTCCCGGCCCTCCAACCAGGCCCCGGTCATCTCGATGCCGAAGAGCCGCAGGGTCAGTTTGGCGATGCCATCGCCCAGCGTGATGACCGGCGACATGAGCCAGTGGAACCAGTAGAGCGGAATCGCCCCGTACCGGGCGACAAAGCGCGAGCGCTCGACCCCCAGGTAGGTGGGTGTCTGCTCGCCGTGAGTCAGGTGAACCAGGTTGATGATGAGAAAGGCCAGAATGCCGCCGGAACCGACCGACGCCAACAGCGTGTTCCGGAAGAACGGCTCGAAGAGGGCCGCCAGCGCCGGTTCGGCCACGATCCCCACCGCGATACTCGACGCGGTAATCCCGACCTGACAGGTCGTAAGGTAGAGTTCGAGGTCCTGGGTCATCTCCCAGGCCCGTTCGAGTCCACGACTCCCTGTTCCCAGGAACTCCGCCTTCGAGAACTGTCTCGCGCGGGTCAGAGCGAACTCGATCGCGACGAAAAAGCCGTTCGCGAGGATGAGCGCGATCCCGGCCAGGATCCGCAGCGTGATCTCGACAGCCTCCATCGTCTCGACCGACGGGTGACACCACCTTGAAACGGACGGCAGCGACCCGGATCAGCAGTCCTTTACTCGGCCGGCAGGAACAGCCCCCATGGCGTGTCGCCGGTGTGGACGACCGCTCGACCGGCCCGGAGACTACTGTCTCTCCTGTGACACCGCAAACGCCGACGCCGTCGTCCTCGCCGTCGAACCCGACCGGGCCACCCTGACGATGCTCTACGAGGAGCGTGTGCTGGGGGTAACCGAGATCCCGACCACGCCGGAGACCGAATCCACGCTCTCGACCGTGCAAGTCCGGAACTTCGCGGGTCGGATCGCCGATGAGATCCGGCGCAAACGCCCCGATTCGGTGTACGTGACCGGCGACCGGACGGTCATCCAGGCGCTGCGGAAACAGATCCACTATCCCGTCTACCGGGTTCCCGAATCCGAACCGGTCGAAACAGTTCTGCAACGGCGTGGCGAGGCCGAACTGGACGTGATCGACGCCCCACCGCGGGAGAAGATCGGCGGGTCACACTCGACCGTTATCGGGGGTCGGGACGGCCAGCGGGCGATCGAGACGATCGCCGGCCACCCCAACGTGAAGAAGGTCGTCCCGGGCCCGATCGACGCGGGCGGGAGTGGCTCCCGGACGGGAACCCGGGCGAAGGTGAGCCGCTCGGACGAGAACGGCAACCTCAGGCTCGTACTGCGGGACGGCTCGAGCGTCCAGGAGAACCGGGTCGTGACCACGGCCCGGGATCGGGAGACCGGCGAGCGAGTGCGGGAGGATCTGAACGAGGCCCTCATCGATGCGGACCTGCGGGAATCCTGAGTCGGACACAACACGTTTTTAACCGCGCTTTGACTAACCGAGTCCATGAGCGAATCCGATCGACGTCGACGGACCGGCAGTGCGGGTCGTTTCGGTGCCCGCTACGGGCGGCTGGCCCGGCGACGCGTCGCCGAGATCGAGGCGGACATGCACGCGGACCACGTCTGCCCCGAGTGTGGTTCCCCGTCAGTCGACCGCCAGGGCAGTGGCATCTGGGAATGTGGCTCCTGTGGGTACACCTTCACCGGCGGCGCGTACCGCCCCGAGACACCGGGTGGACGGGCAGTCATTCGTTCGATCCGCACCGCACTGTCCGAAGACGACACGACCGAGGAAGCGACGGAGGAATAGATGTCCTACAAGTGCTCCCGCTGCAAGCGCGACGTGGAACTCGACGAGTACGGTGGCGTTCGCTGTCCCTACTGCGGTCATCGCGTGCTGCTGAAGGAGCGCAGCCGGGACATCAAGGAAGTCCAGGTCGAGTAGTGCACGAGACGACTGTCGAACTCTCCTATCGATCGAGTGATCGCGCGGCCACGATCGAGGCGGCCCTCCGCCCGGAAGTCGGGGCGATCGCCGGTGACCGAACCACTGTCAGTCTCGACCGAGCGGGGGCGGAGTTAGAACTGACAGTTCGAGCCAGCGACCCAGTCGCGCTTCGGGCCGGCCAGAACACCTGGCTTGGCCTGCTCGAAGTCGCGGAAACAGTTCAGACGATCAGGTAGGCGACGGTCGCTCCCCGAGTGTCACGTCGACGGTGAGCCGCTGGCCCCCGCGATAGACCGTGAGCGAAACCGTCTCGCCGGGGCGAGTGTGTAGCATGAGATACCGGCTGAGATCCTCCTGGCTGTGAACCGGCTGGCCGTCGATCGCCACGATCACGTCCGCGTCGCTTGGCACACCGCCGGCCGAGGTCCCAGTCCAGTTGCCGGCCTGGAGCACGCCATCGGCAGGCCCGTCGGCCGTGGTCTCGACGACCGCGATGCCGGTCGCCCGTTCGAGATCGTTTTCGGCCGCGACGCTGGGTGTCACGGGAACCGTCCGAATTCCCACGAACGAGTGGGTGATCGAGCCGTCCGCGATAAGCTCGGGCACGACCCGCTCCACGAGCCGCGCGGAGATGGCGAACCCGATGTTGTCACCCTCTTTGGCCCGGTTCACGCCGACGACAGTCCCGTCCATCGACACCAGCGGGCCGCCGCTGTTTCCGGGGTTGACTGGCGCGTCGGTCTGGACGGTGTCGGGGACCGAGAAGCCGCCGTTTACTCGCATCGAGCGGTTGACCCCGCTCACGATGCCGTGGGTGATCGTCCCCTGCAAGCCGAAGGGACTGCCAAAGGCGGCGACTGGCTGGCCGGGTCGGGGGACTGACTCCGCAAGCGGGAGTGGCTCCACTCCGTTGGGTACCGAATCGACGCGGACGACCGCCAGGTCCGTGTAGGGATCGGTGCCGACGACCGTTCCGGTGCGCCAGGCACCGTCCGAGAACTGGACGGTGAGGTCGGTGGCGCCCTGGACGACGTGGGCGTTCGTAACCACGTGGCGTCGATCGTAGAGGAATCCCGATCCCTGAGAGGTGCCGGCGTCGGTCTCGACGCGGAGTTTCGCCACCGAATCGGCGGTCTGCTCGTAGAGTTCGGTCAGGTTCCCATCGGTGGCCCCCGTCTCGGCGGGTGCCGGGGGGTCGACAGACGGGCCAGCATCGGCGCCGAACACCACGATACCGGCTCCGGCACCCAGGAGGGCCCCGAGAAACACCGCGATTACAAATGCAGAGAGGAGGGGTCGCATTGACGGGGGGTACTCGGGCCGTCCCTACAAGTGTGCCGACCGGCGGTCGGGGGCGATTCTCATGGGGAGGTACACAACAGGGGACTTTTCAGTCGGCCCCTCTTCCGGACGAGCATGCAGGGCAACCTTCCGCCGGAAGCACAGGAGAAAGTCGAAGAACTCGAAGACCTTCAGGAGACTGCCCAGAAGGTCTCGATGCAGAAACAGCAGGCCGAAACACAGCTCACCGAGACCGAGACGGCCCTCGAAGAACTCGAAAACATCGAGCCCGGCACGACGATGTACCGGGAGGTCGGCGAGCTGCTCGTCGAGACCGAGTACGACGAGGCCCAGACCGAACTCGAGGACAAGGCCGATACGCTCGAAGTTCGCGTACAGACCCTGGAGAAACAGGAGAACCGCGTGCGCGAGCAGTTCGAGGAACTCCAGCAGGAACTGCAGGAGCTCCTCTCCGGCGGTGCCGGCGGCATGGGTGGCGGCCCGCCGTCCCCCGACGGCGTCTGAATGGTCGATTCGGACACGGTCGTGGAGACGGCCAGCGAGGCCGCCCACGGGTACGTGTTCTCACGCCTCAAGAAGTCTGACGTCGAGGACATCGACGTCACCGTCTCCTTCGAAGACCAGGTCCTGGAAGTCGACGTCTCGATACTCGCACCCGAGGTCGAGGCCGACCTGGAACGGATTGCGGACGACGCGGCGCGGGCGGCTGGGAACGCAGTCGACGACCTCTTCGAGCAGTAGGCCCCCGCGGTTTTCAGGTGAGGAAGAAGATGAGCAGTGTCACGGCTGCCGTCGCGACGATGACCGCAGCCGCCAGGCCCCCACCCATCGAAATGACGGCGTTTGCCTGACTGGCCAGGCTCTCGGTCCGGTCGTTGCCGAAGACCGTGACACTCGCCATCTCCGTGGCCATCCCGGCCTCGACGGGTTCGCGGTCCTCGCGGGCGCGATCGACCAGTTCGACCACGCGGTCGATCAGCTGGTCCTGATCCAGCGCGCCGCCGACTTGATTCGAGGACCGAACCGTGTTCACGATGTGCGTGTCCGTCGTCATGACCTCCACGGCGTCGACGCCGTCGATCGCCGCGATGATGCGGTCCCGGAGCCCCGGTTCCATGTTGTTCCCGTCGATCAGCACGTAGGCGACCTGTTCGCCATCGACCGACAGGACGGCCACCCGGATCCCCAGCGGGCCGATCCCCTCCTCCGGCCGCCAGTTCGTGGGGTCCCAGGCCGTGCCGAGCTCCATCGGGCCGGTCGATTCCGCCTGGAGGGAGGCGGCCGTGTCGCTGACCGCCTGTATCAACTCGAAGGAGCGGCGACTCCCCGGCACGACGTGGCCCAGATCCTCGCCCTGCAGGCCGTTGTTGCTGTTGTGTGCGTCCGCGACGAGCACGTCGTCCATTCCCTCGACCCGGGCCTCGGCCCCCGCCGCGAGGCCAACGGCGTAGGCGATGTCGTCAGCGAAGCCGGGCGCGAAGGTGCTCACGAAGAGCGCGTCGTCCCCGAAGCGCTGGCCGAGAACCGAGGCCTCACCGACGTCCACCCGAACTGGACGAGTCCCGCTGTCGCCGTACTCGATCTGCTCGGCCGCCCGATCCGCCGCGTCGATCAGGGTCTCGACCTCGCGTTCGGTCACGAGGTTGAAGTCGTGCCCGGCGGTGGCGTGGGGCGGGAAAGCCAACCCCGTGGTCGATTCAGCCACCCGCTGGGGCAGGTTCCCACCCCCAATGTCTCCCATCGGGCCGGGGTGGATCATCGGGAGGACAAAGCGGGCCTTCTCCTCGCCGTCCGGCTGCCGGAAGGAGAGGACCGTCACGGGAACGACCGCCTCCTCACCGATCTCCTCGAAGAAGTCCTCGAGTTCGCGAGAGCCCTCCGCGATGTGGCCGATGAACCCACGGAGGAAGTCAAGCGAACTCACGTCGAGGCTGCGTCGCCACGGGCGATCCAGAATGCGCAGGAAGGCGTAGGCCACCCCCGTGTAGAGTGCCGACATCCCGATCAGGAGCGTGAAATCGCCCGGGACGAACGCGTACGTTATCTCCGGCGGTGCGTGGCTGGGCCGAGACAGGAGGGCCTGGAAGTACGGGCCACCACCCAGTGTCAGGTAGTTCATCGTGCCGCTGTACACGAACAGGAAGAGCCCGGCAAAGCCAGTCTGCACGCTCGCGGGGAGGATCGCGGACAGCGGATGGGTCCGGGAGACCGCATGCACCACCAGGAACCGGAACGCGAAGATGAGCGCCAGCGCCCCGATGAGCGCGTCGTAGACGAAGTTCTGCCCGAGGCTCGTAACCGCCGCGAGCAGGCCGGCGGCCGTGAGCACCGACACGGCGATCAGCAGACTCACCGTCGCGAGCAGCGTCGAACGGTTGAACGTGAACTGCCCGCCCAGCGCCCGATCGATCGGGGCCGTCAGCACGCTCGCGACGACCGTCGGCACGCCCAGATAGAAGACCCCCAGCCAGGCGTCCTCGAAGATATACCGGGAGTCGAAGGCCGCGACGCCGACCAGGGCGGCGACCAGCAGGCCGACGGCCATCGTGGAGTACCAGCGCGGCGTCCGGAAGATGTACCGGGAGAGGCCGGCCAGTTCGCCCTGGTTCGTGGTCATGTTACTGACAGATGTCGCGGAAGTTCGCGAACAGCTCTTCGCCCCGTTCGGTGTGGGCGACCTCGGGGTGCCACTGCACGCCGTAGATATCCCGGTCCGTATCCGACATCGCCTCGACGCCACAGACGTCGCTTTCGGCGGTGCGCTCGAAGCCCGGGGGCACCGTCAGGACTTCGTCGGCGTGGCTCGCCCAGGTTCGAATCGAGGGCGCGAGCGACCCGACAAGTGGATCCGACTCGGAAAGGATCCGGACCTCGACGTCGGCATACCCGCCGTAATCGCCCTCGCCGACCTCGCCGCCGAGTTCCTGAGCGATGAGCTGATGGCCCAGACAGATACCGAGCACGGGGATGTCCAGATCGAGGTACGCCGCCGAGTTTCCCGTCTCCTCGATCGAGGGGCCACCGGAGAGCACCAGCCCGTCGGCGTCGATCTCCTCGGGCGGTGTTTCGTTGTCGATCAGTTCCGTCGAGACCCCATCGAGATCCCGGAGCATCCGGTGCTCCAGATGGGTGAACTGGCCGTGATTGTCGATGACGTGGATATCGATCATTGACGGACTTACCCGGGACGGACTCAAAAACCCATTCGTTCTCAGGGCTCCCGATCGAACCGGTCCGCGGCCGACTCGAAGGACAGCTCCGAGAGTTCCTCGCTCCGACGGGCCTCCGCGGCGGCCAGGGCCTCGGGGGCCGGGTTCGCGTCGTCGTCGATTCGTCCCCAGGAGTCGTGCACGGCGGCGTGACACCAGCGACAGAGCGTGACCGTGATCTCGTGGGAGACCGCTTTTTCGTCGGGATACACGAGGTGGTGGGCTTCGAGCAGGGGCCGGGAGTCCTCGTGGGCCTGGCGACGCTCTTCGAGCCCACAGCGGGCACATTTCTCGGCGGTGCTCGTGTCCCGGTAGTGCGGACAGTCCTGCCAGTCACGCTCGGCCGCACCGACCAGACACTCGAAGTCGGCCGCGCGCCGTCGATCGGCGAACGTGGGGTCCGCTCCGGGGTGGTCCAGCGGGAATCGACACCGCCCCTCGCTCGTGACGTGATCGCAGGGCCCCGCGTGGGCGTAGGGGTCATCGACTCCAACGCTGGTTCCCGTTGGCGTCCGCTTCACGGTCGAAAATCGAACGGCAGAGAGGAATTCTTTTCGCCCCGCCGGTCCGAGC
Proteins encoded:
- a CDS encoding DUF7097 family protein, with protein sequence MKRTPTGTSVGVDDPYAHAGPCDHVTSEGRCRFPLDHPGADPTFADRRRAADFECLVGAAERDWQDCPHYRDTSTAEKCARCGLEERRQAHEDSRPLLEAHHLVYPDEKAVSHEITVTLCRWCHAAVHDSWGRIDDDANPAPEALAAAEARRSEELSELSFESAADRFDREP